The following are encoded together in the Equus quagga isolate Etosha38 chromosome 1, UCLA_HA_Equagga_1.0, whole genome shotgun sequence genome:
- the LOC124251475 gene encoding olfactory receptor 6C1-like, with protein sequence MRNQTEITEFILLGLSDDPQLQVVIFAFLLITYMLSITGNLTIITLSLLDSHLQTPMYFFLRNFSLLEVSFTTVSIPKFLGTIMSGDKTISFSNCIAQLFFLILLGATEFYLLAAMSYDRYIAICKPLHYMTIMNRRVCTLLVFSSYLVSFLFIFPALILLLNLDYCRSNIIDHFTCDYFPLLQFSCSDTKFLEIMEFSYAVFTLMFTLALIILSYIYIIRTVFRIPSTSQRTKTFSTCSSHMIVICISYSSCVFMYIKLSAKDRVSLSKGVAVLNTSVAPMLNPFIYSLRNQQVKRAFMDMARKAVFFSSK encoded by the coding sequence ATGAGAAACCAGACAGAAATAACAGAGTTCATCCTCCTGGGACTGTCAGATGACCCACAGCTCCAGGTGGTGATCTTTGCCTTTCTGCTCATCACCTACATGCTCAGCATCACTGGGAACCTGACCATCATCACTCTTTCTCTGCTGGATTCCCACCTCCAGacccccatgtatttcttccttagaaatttctctttattagaAGTTTCATTCACAACTGTCAGTATACCCAAATTCCTGGGCACCATTATGTCAGGAGATAAAACCATTTCCTTTAGTAATTGCATTGCtcagttattttttctcattctcttgggaGCCACTGAATTCTACCTTCTGGCTGCCATGTCCTATGACCGTTATATTGCCATCTGCAAACCTCTGCATTATATGACCATCATGAATCGGAGAGTTTGCACACTCCTTGTCTTCTCTTCATATCTAGTTTCATTCTTATTCATATTCCCTGCACTCATTTTGCTCTTAAACCTTGATTACTGTAGGTCTAATATTATTGACCATTTTACCTGTGATTATTTTCCCCTGCTGCAATTTTCTTGTTCAGACACCAAATTCCTAGAGATAATGGAGTTTTCCTATGCTGTGTTTACTCTAATGTTCACTTTGGCATTAATAATTCTGTCTTACATATATATCATCAGAACCGTTTTTAGAATTCCTTCTACTAGTCAGAGGACAAAGACCTTTTCCACATGTTCATCTCATATGATTGTCATCTGTATCTCTTACAGCAGCTGCGTTTTTATGTATATTAAACTCTCAGCAAAAGACAGAGTATCTCTGAGCAAGGGAGTTGCTGTGCTCAACACCTCAGTAgcccccatgctgaacccctttATTTACAGCCTGAGGAATCAGCAAGTCAAGCGAGCCTTCATGGACATGGCAAGGAAGGCTGTATTTTTCTCAAGCAAATGA
- the LOC124250997 gene encoding LOW QUALITY PROTEIN: olfactory receptor 6C2-like (The sequence of the model RefSeq protein was modified relative to this genomic sequence to represent the inferred CDS: inserted 2 bases in 1 codon) gives MRNRTSLSTFILLGLTDDPQMQVLIFISYTLSNLTIITFSLVDSHLKTSMYXFLKNFSFLENVFTMVCIPRVLCSLSTGDKTISYYACFAPLLFVIFLGATEFFLLGIMSCGHYVAIWKPLHYATIVSSKVCGRLVCFWIAGFWVMFPPLCRGLNLEFCDYNIIDHFLCDTSPLLKISCSDTWFIEQMAVVLAVLTIMTLLCVVMSYMHIIKTIIEFPSAQQRRKSFSTYSSHMIVFFVTYSGCIFIYIKPPAKDEVAINKCVSVLTTSVDPMLNPFIYTLRNKQVEQVFTDSIKRTSLK, from the exons ATGAGAAACCGTACATCGTTATCCACGTTCATACTTCTGGGACTGACAGATGATCCTCAAATGCAAgttctgatttttatat CTTACACATTGAGTAATCTGACCATCATTACATTCTCTTTGGTAGATTCTCACCTTAAAACTTCCATGTA TTTCCTCAAAAACTTCTCCTTTTTAGAAAACGTATTCACCATGGTCTGCATTCCCAGAGTCTTATGCAGCTTATCAACTGGGGACAAGACCATTTCCTATTATGCTTGTTTTGCTCCACTACTTTTTGTCATCTTCCTTGGAGCCACAGAATTTTTTCTCCTGGGCATCATGTCCTGTGGTCACTATGTGGCCATCTGGAAACCCTTGCATTATGCAACTATCGTGAGCAGCAAAGTTTGTGGACGGCTTGTTTGCTTTTGGATAGCGGGGTTTTGGGTCATGTTCCCACCACTTTGCCGGGGCTTAAACCTGGAATTCTGTGACTATAATATCATTGATCATTTTCTCTGTGATACTTCTCCCCTGCTGAAGATCTCTTGTTCAGACACATGGTTCATAGAACAGATGGCTGTTGTCCTTGCTGTGTTGACCATCATGACACTTCTGTGTGTAGTTATGTCATATATGCATATCATCAAGACCATCATAGAGTTCCCTTCAGCCCAGCAAAGGAGGAAGTCCTTTTCTACCTACTCTTCTCACATGATTGTGTTTTTTGTCACCTACAGTGGTTGTATTTTCATCTATATCAAACCTCCAGCAAAGGATGAAGTGGCAATCAATAAGTGTGTGTCAGTGCTTACTACTTCTGTTGACCCCATGTTAAACCCATTTATTTATACCCTGAGGAACAAGCAAGTGGAACAAGTTTTCACAGACTCAATCAAGAGAACATCATTGAAGTAA